The following are encoded in a window of Poecile atricapillus isolate bPoeAtr1 chromosome 3, bPoeAtr1.hap1, whole genome shotgun sequence genomic DNA:
- the MSGN1 gene encoding mesogenin-1, whose amino-acid sequence MDKLQETLINMEDALGSEHSACLSSWDWKSSAGPFELHPISPPHSLSPTPSFESCSSSPCPAAAETPFGSGGSGLAAYGLLEFPAAYLPSPGQARLPKGTKVRMSAQRRRKASEREKLRMRTLADALHTLRNYLPPIYSQRGQPLTKIQTLKYTIKYISELTELLNSVKRV is encoded by the coding sequence ATGGACAAACTGCAGGAGACATTGATAAACATGGAAGATGCTCTGGGTTCGGAGCACTCCGCCTGCTTGTCATCCTGGGACtggaagagctccgctgggcCCTTTGAGCTGCACCCCATCTCGCCCCCGCACAGCTTGTCCCCGACGCCCTCCTTCGAGTCCTGCTCCTCGTCGCCCTGCCCGGCGGCGGCCGAGACCCCGttcggcagcggcggcagcggcctGGCGGCCTACGGCCTGCTGGAGTTCCCCGCCGCCTAcctgcccagccccgggcaggcCCGGCTGCCCAAGGGCACCAAGGTGCGGATGTCGGCCCAGCGCAGGAGGAAGGCCAGCGAGAGGGAGAAGCTGCGGATGAGGACCTTGGCCGACGCGCTCCACACACTGCGCAATTACCTGCCCCCCATCTACAGCCAGCGGGGCCAGCCCCTCACCAAAATACAGACCCTGAAGTACACCATCAAGTACATCAGCGAACTGACCGAGCTCCTCAACAGCGTCAAGCGGGTGTAG